One segment of Vulpes lagopus strain Blue_001 chromosome 8, ASM1834538v1, whole genome shotgun sequence DNA contains the following:
- the WNT4 gene encoding protein Wnt-4 isoform X2 codes for MSPRSCLRSLRLLVFAVFSAAASNWLYLAKLSSVGSISEEETCEKLKGLIQRQVQMCKRNLEVMDSVRRGAQLAIEECQYQFRNRRWNCSTLDSLPVFGKVVTQGTREAAFVYAISSAGVAFAVTRACSSGELEKCGCDRTVHGVSPQGFQWSGCSDNIAYGVAFSQSFVDVRERSKGASSSRALMNLHNNEAGRKVGHALKEKFDGATEVEPRRVGSSRALVPRNAQFKPHTDEDLVYLEPSPDFCEQDMRSGVLGTRGRTCNKTSKAIDGCELLCCGRGFHTAQVELAERCSCKFHWCCFVKCRQCQRLVELHTCR; via the exons GTACCTGGCCAAGCTGTCCTCGGTGGGGAGCATCTCGGAGGAGGAGACGTGCGAGAAGCTCAAGGGCCTGATCCAGAGGCAGGTGCAGATGTGTAAGCGGAACCTGGAGGTGATGGACTCGGTGCGCCGGGGCGCCCAGCTGGCCATCGAGGAGTGCCAGTACCAGTTCCGGAACCGGCGCTGGAACTGCTCCACGCTCGACTCCCTGCCCGTCTTCGGCAAGGTGGTGACGCAAG gGACTCGGGAGGCGGCCTTCGTGTACGCCATCTCGTCAGCAGGTGTGGCCTTCGCCGTGACGCGGGCGTGCAGCAGCGGGGAGCTGGAGAAGTGCGGCTGTGACCGGACGGTGCACGGGGTCAGCCCGCAGG GCTTCCAGTGGTCGGGGTGCTCGGACAACATCGCCTACGGCGTGGCCTTCTCCCAGTCCTTCGTGGACGTGCGGGAGAGAAGCAAGGGGGCCTCGTCCAGCCGCGCCCTCATGAACCTCCACAACAACGAGGCTGGCAGGAAG GTGGGCCACGCACTGAAGGAGAAGTTCGATGGCGCCACCGAGGTGGAGCCGCGCCGTGTGGGCTCCTCCAGGGCACTGGTGCCACGCAACGCACAGTTCAAGCCTCACACGGACGAGGACCTGGTATATTTGGAGCCCAGCCCAGACTTCTGCGAGCAGGACATGCGCAGCGGCGTGCTGGGCACGCGGGGCCGCACGTGCAACAAGACGTCCAAGGCCATCGACGGCTGTGAGCTGCTGTGCTGTGGCCGCGGCTTCCACACGGCGCAGGTGGAGCTGGCCGAGCGCTGCAGCTGCAAGTTCCACTGGTGCTGCTTCGTCAAGTGCCGGCAGTGCCAGCGGCTGGTGGAGCTGCACACGTGCCGGTGA
- the WNT4 gene encoding protein Wnt-4 isoform X1: MSPRSCLRSLRLLVFAVFSAAASNWLYLAKLSSVGSISEEETCEKLKGLIQRQVQMCKRNLEVMDSVRRGAQLAIEECQYQFRNRRWNCSTLDSLPVFGKVVTQGTREAAFVYAISSAGVAFAVTRACSSGELEKCGCDRTVHGVSPQGFQWSGCSDNIAYGVAFSQSFVDVRERSKGASSSRALMNLHNNEAGRKAILTHMRVECKCHGVSGSCEVKTCWRAVPPFRQVGHALKEKFDGATEVEPRRVGSSRALVPRNAQFKPHTDEDLVYLEPSPDFCEQDMRSGVLGTRGRTCNKTSKAIDGCELLCCGRGFHTAQVELAERCSCKFHWCCFVKCRQCQRLVELHTCR, encoded by the exons GTACCTGGCCAAGCTGTCCTCGGTGGGGAGCATCTCGGAGGAGGAGACGTGCGAGAAGCTCAAGGGCCTGATCCAGAGGCAGGTGCAGATGTGTAAGCGGAACCTGGAGGTGATGGACTCGGTGCGCCGGGGCGCCCAGCTGGCCATCGAGGAGTGCCAGTACCAGTTCCGGAACCGGCGCTGGAACTGCTCCACGCTCGACTCCCTGCCCGTCTTCGGCAAGGTGGTGACGCAAG gGACTCGGGAGGCGGCCTTCGTGTACGCCATCTCGTCAGCAGGTGTGGCCTTCGCCGTGACGCGGGCGTGCAGCAGCGGGGAGCTGGAGAAGTGCGGCTGTGACCGGACGGTGCACGGGGTCAGCCCGCAGG GCTTCCAGTGGTCGGGGTGCTCGGACAACATCGCCTACGGCGTGGCCTTCTCCCAGTCCTTCGTGGACGTGCGGGAGAGAAGCAAGGGGGCCTCGTCCAGCCGCGCCCTCATGAACCTCCACAACAACGAGGCTGGCAGGAAG GCTATCCTGACACACATGCGGGTGGAGTGCAAGTGCCACGGGGTGTCGGGCTCCTGTGAGGTAAAGACGTGCTGGCGAGCCGTGCCGCCCTTCCGCCAGGTGGGCCACGCACTGAAGGAGAAGTTCGATGGCGCCACCGAGGTGGAGCCGCGCCGTGTGGGCTCCTCCAGGGCACTGGTGCCACGCAACGCACAGTTCAAGCCTCACACGGACGAGGACCTGGTATATTTGGAGCCCAGCCCAGACTTCTGCGAGCAGGACATGCGCAGCGGCGTGCTGGGCACGCGGGGCCGCACGTGCAACAAGACGTCCAAGGCCATCGACGGCTGTGAGCTGCTGTGCTGTGGCCGCGGCTTCCACACGGCGCAGGTGGAGCTGGCCGAGCGCTGCAGCTGCAAGTTCCACTGGTGCTGCTTCGTCAAGTGCCGGCAGTGCCAGCGGCTGGTGGAGCTGCACACGTGCCGGTGA